In the Populus trichocarpa isolate Nisqually-1 chromosome 1, P.trichocarpa_v4.1, whole genome shotgun sequence genome, one interval contains:
- the LOC7485738 gene encoding probable phospholipid-transporting ATPase 4, with the protein MTRGRIRARLRRSHLHPFSCLRPNANNNEGPHPLSGPGFSRIVHCNRPDRHLKKPLKYCSNYISTTKYNIVTFLPKALFEQFHRVANFYFLVAAGLSLTAVAPFSPVSMIAPLAFVVGISMLKEALEDWHRFAQDMKVNSRKASVHKGDGVFGYKPWQKIQVGDVVKVEKDQFFPADLLLLSASYDDGVSYVETMNLDGETNLKVKRSLEVTLPLEDDEAFKNFTGIIKCEDPNPSLYTFIGNFEYERQVYPLDPSQILLRDSKLRNTAYVYGVVIFTGFDSKVMQNSTKSPSKRSKIEKKMDKIIYILLSLLLLISSISSIGFAVKIKLQMPDWWYMQPKNPDNDSLYNPDQPSKSGLAHLVTALILYGYLIPISLYVSIEIVKVFQARFINQDIQMYDEESGNTAQARTSNLNEELGQVDTILSDKTGTLTCNQMDFLKCSIAGTAYGVRSSEVELAAAKQMAMDLEEQDTQITNGSRYRKSAHNSWEDSRGGPEIELESVITSKGENDQKPAIKGFSFEDNKLMNGNWLKEPNTEVILLFFRILAICQTAVPELNEETGMFTYEAESPDEAAFLAAAREFGFEFCKRTQSSVFIREKYAHPGQLIEREFKILNLLEFTSQRKRMSVIVRDEDGQILLLCKGADSIIFDRLSKNGRMYETTTAKHLNDYGEVGLRTLALAYKKLDESEYSAWNNEFVKAKTSISADRDAMLERVADMMEKDLILVGATAVEDKLQKGVPQCIDKLAQAGLKIWVLTGDKMETAINIGFSCSLLRQGMKQIFITVMNSDAVAQESKQAVKENILMQITNASQMVKLEKDPHAAFALIIDGKTLSYALEDDMKHQFLALAVVCASVICCRVSPKQKALVTRLVKEGTGKTTLAIGDGANDVGMIQEADIGVGISGVEGMQAVMASDFSISQFRFLERLLVVHGHWCYKRIAQMICYFFYKNIAFGLTLFYFEAFTAFSGQSVYNDWYMLLFNVILTSLPVISLGVFEQDVSSEVCLQFPALYQQGPKNLFFDWYRILGWMGNGLYTSLVIFILNIMIFYNQAFRAEGQTADMAAMGATMFSCIICAVNCQIALTMSHFTWIQHLFVWGSVATWYLFLLLFGMLPPYYSEDAHKILVEALGPAPIYWCTTLLVTVACILPYLAHISFQRCFNPMDHHIIQEIKYYKKDVKDQHMWRRERSKARQETKIGFTARVDAKIRQLKGKLQKKSSTVILPNRMPSPC; encoded by the exons ATGACACGGGGAAGGATAAGAGCAAGGCTCCGGCGGAGCCATCTCCACCCATTCTCTTGCTTAAGGCCAAATGCCAACAACAACGAGGGGCCACATCCATTGTCAGGGCCTGGGTTCTCCAGAATTGTTCATTGCAACCGACCTGATAGGCACCTGAAAAAACCCTTGAAATATTGTTCAAATTATATATCTACCACCAAGTATAATATAGTCACATTCTTGCCCAAGGCTCTGTTTGAGCAGTTCCATCGGGTTGCTAATTTCTACTTCCTAGTGGCCGCAGGTCTTTCACTTACAGCTGTTGCCCCATTCTCTCCTGTGAGCATGATTGCACCATTGGCTTTTGTTGTCGGTATTAGTATGTTAAAAGAAGCTCTAGAAGATTGGCATAGGTTTGCGCAGGATATGAAGGTTAATAGTCGGAAAGCTAGTGTTCATAAAGGGGATGGGGTTTTTGGTTATAAGCCATGGCAGAAGATTCAGGTTGGTGATGTGGTGAAAGTGGAAAAAGACCAGTTTTTCCCAGCAGATTTGCTTCTATTGTCAGCAAGTTATGATGATGGGGTATCCTATGTGGAGACTATGAACTTAGATGGTGAGACAAACTTGAAGGTTAAGAGATCGTTGGAGGTAACCTTGCCTTTGGAGGATGATGAGGCTTTCAAGAACTTTACAGGAATAATAAAGTGTGAAGATCCAAACCCCAGTCTTTACACgtttattggtaattttgaGTATGAACGACAGGTTTATCCTCTTGATCCTAGTCAGATTCTTCTTAGAGATTCAAAGCTCAGGAATACAGCTTATGTATATGGAGTTGTGATATTCactggttttgatagcaaagtCATGCAGAACTCAACAAAGTCTCCTTCAAAAAGGagcaaaatagagaaaaaaatggacaaaattATATACATCCTTCTCAGCCTTCTTTTACTGATTTCATCCATTAGCTCAATTGGCTTTGCTGTGAAGATAAAGCTTCAAATGCCAGACTGGTGGTACATGCAACCCAAGAATCCTGATAATGATAGTCTCTATAACCCTGATCAGCCCAGCAAGTCAGGACTAGCTCATCTCGTCACTGCCCTCATCCTTTATGGGTATTTAATACCCATTTCTCTCTATGTCTCAATTGAGATTGTGAAGGTGTTTCAAGCAAGGTTCATTAACCAAGACATACAGATGTATGATGAAGAATCCGGCAATACTGCTCAAGCACGAACATCAAACTTAAACGAGGAGTTAGGTCAGGTTGACACGATCCTCTCTGATAAGACTGGCACCTTGACCTGTAATCAGATGGATTTTCTGAAATGTTCGATTGCTGGTACTGCATATGGTGTACGTTCAAGTGAAGTTGAACTTGCTGCAGCAAAACAGATGGCTATGGATCTTGAGGAGCAGGATACACAAATAACTAATGGTTCGAGGTATAGAAAAAGTGCACATAATTCATGGGAGGATAGCAGAGGAGGTCCAGAAATTGAACTTGAGAGTGTTATTACTTCTAAAGGTGAAAATGATCAGAAGCCAGCAATAAAGGGATTTAGTTTTGAGGACAACAAGCTCATGAATGGAAATTGGTTGAAAGAGCCCAATACAGAGGTCATTTTGCTATTTTTCAGGATACTAGCAATTTGTCAGACAGCTGTTCCTGAGCTGAATGAAGAGACTGGTATGTTTACATATGAAGCAGAGTCACCTGATGAAGCGGCCTTTCTTGCTGCGGCaagagaatttggttttgaattttgtaaACGAACTCAATCAAGTGTGTTTATTCGTGAAAAATATGCACACCCAGGACAATTGATTGAAAG AGAGTTCAAAATTCTCAATTTGTTGGAATTTACAAGCCAAAGGAAGCGAATGTCTGTCATCGTGCGGGATGAGGATGGTCAAATTCTACTCCTGTGCAAAGGTGCTGATAG TATAATATTTGATAGATTATCAAAGAATGGAAGAATGTATGAAACAACCACTGCTAAGCATTTGAATGACTACGGAGAAGTTGGGTTGCGGACATTGGCACTTGCTTATAAAAAGCTTGATGAGTCCGAGTATTCAGCATGGAACAATGAGTTTGTCAAAGCCAAAACTTCTATTAGTGCTGACAGAGATGCAATGCTTGAGCGAGTTGCAGATATGATGGAAAAGGATCTGATTCTTGTTGGTGCTACTGCAGTGGAAGACAAATTGCAAAAAGGG GTGCCCCAGTGCATAGACAAACTTGCACAAGCTGGTCTCAAGATTTGGGTTTTGACAGGGGATAAGATGGAAACTGCAATAAACATAGG ATTTTCATGTAGTTTACTCCGTCAGGGCATGAAGCAGATCTTCATAACTGTAATGAACTCAGATGCAGTAGCCCAGGAATCAAAGCAG GCTGTGAAAGAGAACATTTTGATGCAAATCACCAATGCCTCTCAAATGGTCAAGCTGGAAAAGGATCCGCATGCTGCATTTGCATTAATTATTGATGGAAAAACCCTATCCTATGCTCTAGAGGATGATATGAAGCATCAGTTCTTAGCGTTGGCTGTTGTCTGTGCATCTGTCATATGCTGTCGTGTATCTCCCAAGCAGAAGGCACTA GTAACAAGATTAGTAAAGGAAGGAACTGGAAAAACCACGTTAGCGATAGGTGATGGTGCAAACGATGTTGGGATGATTCAAGAAGCTGACATTGGAGTTGGTATCAGTGGGGTGGAAGGCATGCAG GCTGTGATGGCAAGTGATTTTTCTATTTCCCAGTTTCGTTTTCTTGAAAGACTTTTAGTAGTCCATGGACACTGGTGCTACAAGAGAATTGCTCAGATG ATTTGctattttttctacaaaaatataGCATTCGGCCTTACCCTTTTCTACTTTGAGGCATTCACAGCCTTTTCTGGGCAATCAGTTTACAATGACTGGTACATGCTATTGTTCAATGTCATTCTTACCTCATTGCCTGTCATATCACTTGGAGTTTTCGAACAAGATGTGTCTTCTGAGGTCTGCTTACAG TTCCCAGCATTGTATCAGCAAGGGcctaaaaatttgttttttgattggTATAGAATACTTGGGTGGATGGGTAACGGTCTCTATACCTCTCTCGTCATTTTCATCCTCAATATCATGATCTTTTATAACCAAGCATTCCGCGCTGAAGGCCAAACTGCTGATATGGCTGCCATGGGTGCTACTATGTTCTCTTGCATAATCTGTGCTGTAAACTGCCAGATTGCGCTCACAATGAGCCACTTTACATGGATACAACACCTCTTTGTCTGGGGAAGCGTCGCCACTTGGTACTTGTTTCTATTACTTTTTGGGATGTTGCCTCCATATTATTCAGAGGATGCCCACAAAATTTTAGTTGAAGCTCTTGGTCCAGCACCTATCTACTGGTGTACCACCCTCTTGGTAACAGTCGCATGTATTCTGCCCTACCTTGCTCACATATCATTCCAAAGATGTTTCAATCCGATGGATCATCATATCATCCAAGAAATCAAGTACTATAAGAAGGATGTTAAGGATCAACACATGTGGAGAAGGGAACGATCCAAGGCAAGACAAGAAACCAAGATTGGGTTCACAGCAAGGGTAGATGCAAAGATCAGACAACTGAAAGGGAAGCTGCAGAAGAAGTCTTCAACCGTGATCTTGCCAAATCGTATGCCTTCCCCGTGTTAA